One segment of Synchiropus splendidus isolate RoL2022-P1 chromosome 4, RoL_Sspl_1.0, whole genome shotgun sequence DNA contains the following:
- the LOC128758064 gene encoding SNF-related serine/threonine-protein kinase-like: MAALKRHHDGKIAGLYDLDKTLGRGHFAVVKLARHVFTGEKVAVKVIDKNKLDPVARAHLFQEVRCMKLVQHPNVVRLYEVIDTANKLYLILELGDGGDMYDCIMKHEGGLSEEVAKCYFAQIVHAISYCHRLHVVHRDLKPENVVFFEKQGVVKLTDFGFSNRFQPGKTLNTSCGSLAYSAPEILLGDEYDAPAVDIWSLGVILFMLVCGQPPFQEANDSETLTMIMDCKYTVPPHISLACRDLISRMLQRDPKRRATLEQIECHEWLQGVDPSPATKLSTPLVSHRSLSEEEHGSIIQRLVLGAIADRDAITEALESDQYNHITATYFLLAERMLRERQEKEQHCQTRSPSPSKAQFRQSWPTRVDVHQDVHDGLGGPPISHPGGPQSPARSAESLHKGPRPKTALSDLNQRQENHTPSSGLQERGARPLPKPHSNPLRLGSLSSVSTGKTRSPSLFSVEEDEEEGDDVCLSPSSLSAQVVLRCKSSSSAGNRLTSRMSAPVLNQIHEEETEEEDVKTGLGPPKPSLSLNLTSRTPLALMSSSKSSGLPTLTPNSETSDENSDGAHEPDSVLGVSPSDVKEEVNRSEGSPASPGSGSAQSKNKAASGLVESLKIMSLCLSSQFHNLTTGGGVGGSGAVAVGETHERPMWRMCMGGSTGSLDKVSLLGGPSPRGNLYQHQPQLPEALADPLLEGAGSATLRLSELDLARENHRNIKNRQLPLRDKTINIHRNPKESLLCTPAPHSCCQVI; encoded by the exons ATGGCGGCCCTTAAACGGCATCATGACGGGAAGATTGCTGGCCTGTATGACCTAGACAAGACACTGGGACGCGGACACTTTGCTGTGGTGAAATTGGCTCGCCATGTTTTCACAGGGGAGAAG GTGGCTGTGAAGGTGATTGATAAGAACAAACTGGACCCGGTGGCGCGTGCTCACTTATTCCAAGAGGTGCGATGCATGAAGCTGGTGCAGCATCCAAATGTGGTGCGTCTCTATGAAGTGATCGACACAGCCAACAAGCTCTACCTCATCCTGGAGCTGGGGGATGGAGGGGACATGTACGACTGCATCATGAAGCACGAGGGCGGCCTGAGTGAggag GTGGCCAAGTGTTACTTCGCCCAGATCGTCCACGCCATCTCCTACTGTCACCGGCTCCATGTGGTCCACAGGGACCTGAAGCCGGAGAATGTGGTCTTCTTCGAAAAACAAGGAGTGGTCAAGCTCACTGACTTTGGCTTCAGCAACAGGTTCCAGCCCGGGAAAACTCTCAACACTTCCTGCGGTTCTCTGGCCTATTCAGCTCCGGAGATCCTGCTGGGGGATGAATATGACGCCCCGGCTGTGG ATATCTGGAGTCTTGGGGTGATCCTCTTCATGCTGGTATGTGGTCAGCCCCCCTTCCAGGAAGCCAATGACAGCGAGACCCTCACCATGATCATGGACTGCAAATACACCGTGCCACCGCACATCTCCCTGGCATGCAGAGA CTTGATCAGCCGCATGCTACAGAGGGACCCAAAGAGAAGAGCTACTTTGGAGCAGATTGAGTGTCATGAGTGGCTCCAGGGTGTTGACCCCTCCCCAGCAACCAAGCTGTCTACCCCACTGGTGTCCCATCGCAGTTTGTCTGAGGAGGAGCACGGCTCCATCATTCAGCGCCTGGTGCTAGGGGCCATCGCTGACAGAGACGCCATCACTGA GGCTCTAGAGTCGGACCAGTACAACCACATCACAGCCACCTACTTCCTGCTGGCTGAGAGGATGCTTCGAGAAAGACAAGAGAAGGAGCAGCACTGTCAGACTCGATCACCGAGTCCCAGCAAGGCTCAGTTCAG ACAATCCTGGCCCACCAGAGTTGATGTTCATCAGGACGTCCATGATGGCCTTGGAGGCCCCCCGATCTCCCACCCTGGGGGGCCACAGTCTCCTGCTCGCAGTGCTGAGAGTCTTCACAAAGGCCCCAGGCCCAAAACTGCCTTGTCAGACCTCAACCAGCGGCAGGAGAACCACACGCCCTCATCCGGCCTGCAGGAAAGAGGAGCACGACCTCTGCCAAAGCCGCACTCCAACCCCTTGAGACTCGGATCTCTGTCCTCCGTCTCCACGGGGAAAACTCGGAGTCCGAGCCTCTTTAGTGTGGAGGAAGACGAAGAGGAAGGGGATGATGTGTGTCTGTCGCCTTCTTCATTGTCAGCTCAGGTGGTGCTTCGGTGCAAATCTTCGTCTTCGGCCGGGAATCGGCTGACATCCCGTATGAGTGCTCCGGTTCTGAACCAGATCCACGAAGAGGAGACAGAGGAAGAGGACGTGAAGACGGGACTAGGACCACCTAAACCCAGCCTAAGCCTCAATCTGACCTCCAGAACACCACTAGCACTCATGTCATCCTCAAAGTCATCTGGTCTACCAACCCTGACCCCCAACTCTGAAACCAGCGATGAGAATTCAGATGGGGCGCACGAACCCGACTCTGTCTTGGGGGTAAGTCCAAGTGATGTTAAAGAGGAGGTCAACAGAAGTGAGGGAAGTCCTGCCAGCCCTGGATCGGGTTCGGCGCAAAGTAAAAACAAAGCAGCCAGTGGTCTGGTGGAGAGCCTGAAGATAATGAGCCTGTGCTTGAGCTCGCAGTTCCACAACCTCACCACTGGAGGAGGAGTGGGGGGCAGTGGCGCTGTTGCTGTTGGGGAAACTCACGAGCGCCCCATGTGGAGGATGTGTATGGGTGGCTCTACCGGCAGCCTGGACAAAGTTTCGCTTTTGGGTGGCCCCTCACCGAGGGGCAACCTGTACCAGCACCAGCCCCAACTTCCTGAGGCACTGGCGGACCCACTACTAGAGGGCGCTGGCTCAGCTACCCTCAGGCTAAGTGAGCTGGACTTGGCCAGAGAGAACCACAGGAACATAAAAAACCGCCAATTGCCTCTGCGGGACAAGACTATCAACATTCACCGAAACCCAAAGGAGAGTCTGCTCTGTACACCGGCCCCCCACAGCTGCTGCCAAGTCATTTAG